From Amphiprion ocellaris isolate individual 3 ecotype Okinawa chromosome 10, ASM2253959v1, whole genome shotgun sequence, one genomic window encodes:
- the LOC111562495 gene encoding uncharacterized protein LOC111562495 has protein sequence MYRAPIRPQRSPAAPQAAGRYPSPSPCWGFPGARSPYGGSGHRGGSPRGCPPCSPGSPVYSPDSHRGYMGASPGGFGGDSRSFDGQRRRRGDGFRRPQSFSPCGTSNLQVEFGVVYSCLEDKMFTARRGKGAFCNGQPLEVSEQKDIQQSIVATEFGSSRAPEAVDRIFCSLKNVLSVPVHGLRGAGTAAINMCLCSGGDG, from the exons ATGTATCGCGCTCCGATTAGACCTCAGCGGAGTCCCGCAGCTCCTCAGGCGGCTGGAAGGTATCCTTCCCCGTCTCCGTGTTGGGGCTTTCCCGGAGCTCGCTCCCCGTACGGAGGTTCCGGACACCGCGGAGGTTCCCCTCGGGGCTGCCCGCCCTGCTCTCCCGGTTCTCCCGTGTACTCCCCGGACTCCCACCGAGGGTACATGGGCGCTTCTCCGGGCGGATTCGGCGGGGACTCGCGGAGCTTCGACGGTCAGAGGCGGCGCAGAGGAGACGGTTTCAGGCGGCCTCAGTCCTTCTCTCCCTGTGGAACTTCGAACCTCCAG GTGGAGTTTGGTGTCGTCTACAGCTGTCTGGAAGACAAGATGTTCACCGCCAGGAGGGGGAAGGGAGCGTTCTGCAACGGACAACCGCTGGAGGTTTCTGAGCAGAAAG ACATCCAGCAGTCCATCGTGGCCACAGAGTTCGGATCCAGCAGAGCCCCCGAAGCCGTCGACAGGATCTTCTGCAGCCTGAAGAACGTCCTGAGCGTCCCGGTTCACGG gcTGCGTGGAGCAGGAACTGCAGCCATCAACATGTGTCTCTGTTCAGGAGGAGATGGCTAG